Within the Tursiops truncatus isolate mTurTru1 chromosome 19, mTurTru1.mat.Y, whole genome shotgun sequence genome, the region TGGGAATGTGGTTACCAGCTTCAAGGATGGCCAGGGATCATTGAGAGGGACTCATCTATTCAGAGCGTGTTTGTGGAGCACCTGCTCAGCGCCAGCCGCTGTCCTAGGCACTGGGCAGTGATGGAAGCACACCAAACGCTCTACCCTGGTGGAGCTGACATTCTATCGGGGGAGATTCAGACAGGAAACAAGTAAAGTGTACCACATCAGGTGATGAACTGGAGGAAAATaaagccgggggtgggggagggagccgCTGCTGTACCATTTTAGCAGAGGCCCAAATGAGGGGAGCTAGTCCCGCAGGTATGGGGGGAAGACTCttcccagcagagggaacagccagtgcaaaggcctaGGAGGCAAGCATGCTTGGTATGTTTGAGGAACACCAAGGAGGCTAGTGGCCAGAGTGGGCTGAGGAGAGTGGACAGAGATGATATCAAAAGGAACTGAAGAGCAGGAAACAAGATCACACAGGGCCTGTGGGCCACGGTGAGGACTTTACTCTGAGGATTCTGTGCAGAAAAGGGGCATGACCTGACTTAGGGTCTAAAAGGGTCCCTCTAGCTGCTATGTGAGGGACAGACAGTAGAGCAGGATGGAAGCAGGGAGGCCAGCGAGGAGGGGACAGTCCAGGAGGGGAGATGGTGGTGCCTGACAGGAtggagggagtgggggtggggagcagtggtTGGATTCTAGAGACACTTCTAAAGTATCCTGCGCATTTTGGAGTTAGCACTGCTGAGAGTATGGGCTGAGAGGTGACCAGCCTCTAACGCCTGTGATCCTCCACCCCCAGGCCACTCCACATTGCGGTGGTGCAGGGCAATCTACCAGCTGTGCATCGGCTAGTCAACCTCTTCCAGCATGGCGGCCGGGAGCTGGATATCTACAACAACCTCCGGCAGGTGCggctgggggcctggggcccTGGATCTAATGGGAGAGGGGTCTGGGAACCCGGACTCCTGTTTCCTACGGGAAGAAGAGCTGGGGGCCCTGACTCTTGAATCTGAGGGACGAGGTGCTCCAGATTTCTGGTTGCTGCCTAATCTAAGACTACAGCTGGGGGTCAGGACTCAGGAATTCTGAGGAAGGCAGGACTGGGACGCAGGGCAGGGAACGGGTCCCTCACAGTCTCTGTTCCCCAGACACCGCTACACCTGGCTGTGATCACCACTTTGCCGTCTGTGGTCCGGCTCCTGGTGATGGCCGGTGCCAGCCCCATGGCACTGGACCGCCACGGCCAGACGGCAGCGCACCTAGCTTGCGAGCACCGCAGCCCGGCCTGCCTGCGGGCCCTGCTGGACAGCGCGGCCGGGGGCACCATGGACCTGGAGGCCCGCAATTACGACGGTGAGCATCTACCCGGGCGCGGGGTGGGGCTGTCCGGCAGGACCTGGAGTCCTGAGGCTGCAAAGCCCCAGGCCCAGGTTTAACTGAGCCTCCCTCTCCTTCAGGGCTCACCGCCCTGCACGTGGCCGTGAACACCGAGTGCCAAGAAGCGGTGCTGCTCTTGCTGGAGCACGGCGCGGACATCGACGCGGTGGTGAGCGCGATTGGGCCGGGGGAGGGGCCAAGAGGAGCAGAGGGGGCGGGGCCAACGGGGCGGGGCTTGGGTGGGAGAGAGCCCgaatgggtggggtggggcttgaAGAATCTAAGGGGATTGAGATGCTGGACCCAGCGGTTAGGATGCGGGCCGCCGGCTGTTTGGGCAGTGCTGGGAGACGCTTAAAACCTTCCCGCCCTGCCGCAGGACATTAAGAGCGGCCGCTCCCCACTCATCCACGCCGTGGAAAACAACAGCCTTAGCATGGTGCAGCTGCTGCTACAGGTGGGTAAGGCGGCCCCTGCCCGTGGCCTCTCGCCCACCCTTTCCTCTGACACCACCCGGCTGTCGCCCCATCCCTGCCACCGACGCCGCCTTCCAGTTCTGGCTCTTGCTCTCGCTGCGCTTCCAGCCCCGACCTTTCCTTCTAGGCCTCGTTCTGTCAACCCTAGGACTTCACCCCTCCAGGCTACGAACTAGTCCCGGGTCTTCTCCCATCCCTCCTCCGGCCCCAAAACGTCCCAGGCCCCAACCACCTAGAGTCTTGCTGACCCTGCCTTCCGGCTTTGGCCCTGTCCCCACGCTGTCCTTCCTCCCCGACTCCGTCCAGGATCAGGCCGAGACTCTGGacccttcccttctctgactcCGCCCCTGCTTTGGCCAGGGCTGCGGAGTCCAGCTCTGGTTGATTCGGCGCCGCCCCTCCAATCCCGCTCTGTCCCGCCTTTGTTTCCAACTTCTACCCTTCTATCACCCAACCCCGATCTGGCCCCGCCCCAGGTTGTGATTCCCACCCTcacgcccggccccgcccctcacTGTAGCCCCGCCCCCTGGGTtccgcgccccccgccccctctCCACCGGGACCTGGAGGTGGTCCTGACCCGCGCCTCCCCGCCCGCAGCACGGCGCCAACGTGAACGCGCAAATGTACTCGGGCAGCTCGGCGCTGCACTCGGCGTCAGGCCGCGGGCTCCTCCCGCTCGTGCGCACGCTGGTCCGCAGCGGCGCAGACAGCGGCCTCAAGAACTGCCACAACGACACGCCGCTCATGGTGGCGCGCAGCCGCCGGGTGAGTGAGTGTGCGCGCTGGTGGCGGCGGGGGTTACAGGGGTTTCAGGGGTGTCTGTGCCCGAGCGCCGGTCCTCGCGGATGTGACAGGTGAGTGGGCACGTGCGTGCAGGGGATGCGGCGGTGGGCGTGTGCGCGTCTGTGCCAGGGCGTGGAGGCGAGCCGGTGAGCCTGAGGGCGTGGGTGTGAGTTCTAGACAAAGGAGtgactgaggcacaaagaaaggAAGTGACTTGTCCCCCTGCACGTACTGAGAAAGAGGCGGTGCTCCCTGAGCTAGGAGACCCCGTGAGCTAGGAGAGATTGACAGAAGCAGTGCTGTGTGGGCAGGGGTGGCCTGGTGATGACCCCACCCCCGCATCGCCCCGCAGGTCATCGACATCCTGAGAGGGAAGGCCACACGGGCTGCTCCTGCATGCCAGCCAGAGCCCTCCCCTGACCGGAGTGCCACCACCTCCCCTGAGAGCAGCAGCCGCCTCAGCTCCAATGGTGAGAAACCGGCTCCCAACTTCCAGCAGCCCAGCTCCGCCCTCCCTCAGAACCCAGGAGTGggggtccccagcccccttccccctgGATCCAGCCTCTCGCTGCCCtcacccctcctctctcttctcttcccacaggtcttctgtcagcatcaCCACCCTCCTCGCCCTCCCAGTCTCCCCCCAAGGACCCCCCTGGATTCCCCATGGTTCCCCCCaattttttccttcctgcctcGTCTCCACCGACCTTCCTGCCCTATGCCGGGGTCCTCCGAGCCCCTGGCCGGCCggtgcccccctccccagctccaggaGGTAGCTGAGAGGGATGGGGGGGCAGATCTCGGACTCATGAGGAGGGACCTCGCTGCCCTATGGGGTCGGCCCTCCTGGAAACTGTGAAGATCTCACTCTGCCCCCCCCCAATCTTCTGGACCAGGATTTGCACAGAGGCACATATATTTACCCATAACCGCCCCCCTCTTCTCAGCATGGATATGCCCCCATCtcgtccccacccccagcccgggACTCTTACCCTATTATTCTCAGGCACCGGTCTCCCATCTGGAACTTCACCCAATCAttcatttccttctcctctccccgaGCTGGTGGAACCAAGGAACAGCCCTCCCCTCTGGCCTTTACCCAGTTCAGTAAGGAGGGAGAGATGGGCTGTAGCCAGGCACTGATATCAATGTAAATTATTAGGCTTTTTGGTTGAATttcttttgtaataaactattTTTGTACCATATCCCTGGCTTTGCTAGGCCTCTTTCATGAGGAGGTCTGGAgggagtgtgtttgtgtgtgtgcccaCCTGGGTGCTGTATCCAGCTGACTCTGTGTGAGTCTCAGGCTGACAGTGACATGTGTGGGCGACTCTAGGACTTACGGTGTGTTGCAAATGCTCTGTCATTGTGTCACTGTTGGATTCCatagtgcatgtgtgtgtgtgtgtgtgtgtgtgtgtgtgcttctgaAGGATTCTGCGGTTTGTGGGTCCCTGTGTACCACAGCTGGTTCCCCCCAATTGTGTACCTGTGGTAAGCTGTTGATGCCAGTTGCCTCTGGGTCTCCGTGCGTGTAGCATTTGTGAGTGTTCCTGACATTGAGACCTGCGGTCATCGTGTGATTGTTTCTATGTGACTGCCTCGCTTGGTGTGTCACATTTTGATTCAGTGGCTCCAGGGCCCCcctgacatacatatatatttttgaccgTCTGGACGCGTCTCTTACGTATCAGTCAGGGTTTGCATTCATTTCCCGTTACCACagtaacaaagcaccacagattcagcagcttaaaacagcacagaTTCATCCGCTtgtagttctggaggtcagaagtccaaaatcaactTGACTGGACCAAAGTCAAAGTGTCAGCTGAGGTTCCTCCTGgaagctctagaggagaatctggTCCCTTGCAGTATCCAGCTCCCAGAGGCCGCCTGCATTCCttagctcatggccccttccttgTATCACAGCACCTTCTTGCTTCTATCTGTACATCTACTCTGATCTCCCGTTTCCCTCTTAGGAGGACCCTGTGATTCCCCCAGGTGCccacagataatccaggataacctcccccatctcaagacccttaacttCCTCACAGCTGCCAAATCCCTTTTGCAGGGAGTAACATTCACAGagttccaggggttaggatgtAAATATCATCGGAGTCTCTATTCGATCAGAGAAGCAGCATCACTAAGCGGTGGGTATATGGATAAGTGATTTGTTACAGGGATTTGCCCGTTGGGAAGGGAAGATGGATGTACAACGTGGGGGCAAGGACAAGCTGGAACCCCCAAGAAAGGGCTGGACCCCATGTCAGCCCCCAGTGCCTCCAGCCTTGGAGAAAGGGGTGTCCTTTGGGAGAAGCTGGCAACCTTGGTCCCATTCTATTGGTCTTCTTGAGTgaccatgtgtttgtgtttccgAGTGATGCTGAGTGTGGGTTTTTCAGTCTGGCGGGCCCTCCTTGGGCCTCTGGGTCTTTGTATGTCTTGGTGATTGTGAACATTTCTGCTGCGGTGACTCCACAACATGCTGTATCTGTGGGGCCCACTGCCTTAACGTCTTCCTAGGAGACACTGTTGCGTCTAGGCtaggggtgtgtgcgtgtgtacacacacgcacacacatccaTGTACACGCACTTCTGGGGCAGCTCTGACTGGGtagcccaatttttttttttttttttttttctgtacgcgggcctctcaccgctgtggcctctcccgttgtggagcacaggctccggacgcgcaggctcagcggccagggctcacgggcccagccgctccgcggcatgtgggatcttcccggactggggcacaaacccgcgtcccctgcatcggcaggcggactctcaaccactgagccaccagggaagccatgtgCCAGTGCTTTTGATGCTGCCTCTGGGCTATGGTGTCCCTAGAGCTGCCTGATTTGGAAGACAtgttggtttcctagggctgctgtaacaaatgaccacaaactagATGGCTCAAAATgaacttattctctcacagttctggaagccagaagttcaaaatgaaggtgtcggcagggccacactccctccaaaggctctaggggaggatcctaggtggctgctggcattccttggcttgtggctgcatctctCCAATcgctgcctccatcttcacatggcttcctctgctgtgtgtctgtgtcttctcttctggCTCTCATAAGGACAATTGTCACTGGGTTTAGCCCTAAAcccacccaggtaatccaggatgatctcatcttgagatcctaACCTTAAgtgcatctgcaaagaccctttttccaaataaggtcacatttaaaGGTTTTGGGGGGTAAGGATGGGGACATATCTTTGTGGGAGGCCACCGCTCAACCCACTACAGAGGGTGACTGTTGGGCCCCGCAAGCAGCTGTGTGTGAGAACTTCCCACGTGATAATCCCACCACATGAGCAAGGTCATGTGCAGTGACTGTCTCTCCAGCAGACCATGAGCCCTGGGAGGACAGTTTCCTCCTGCTGCCCTACCCACAGCAgccagcacactgcctggcacggAGCAGACCCCTGAGAAGTGATGGTGGAATGAGTGAGCCTCACCCACTCCCCATTGCATTATGGTGTCTGTGATTCTTTGTGGCTGTATCTGGTCCCCTGTCACACTGTGTGACCAGTTTGGGAGCAAATATTAGCAGCCATGTATTGACCATGATGGTACCCAtattccagatgagaaaactgagactcagagagagcaAGTTGCCCATCCAAGGCCAGGTCTCCTGCCTCCTAGACCCACGCTCATAGTCGCTGGGCCCTCTTGACTCACAGGAAGGTTGTACGTGGTTGTGCCTATTAttctgtgtgtgcacacgcatgtgtgtgtgGAAAGGCTGCAAGATTACAGGTGGTGTGTCGTtgagagcacaggccccggagtTAGAACTGAGTTCGAGTCCAGCCCTTCCATTccctagccatgtgaccttgatcAGGCGACTTCAGGCCCCGAGCCTCCGtttccgcatctgtaaaatgcgAATAATGCCCACGTCTGAGGGCTGATGGGTCGATGAGGATTTGATGAGAGTGTGGGTGCCAGCCCCATCACCAGCCTGGAGTGTGTGTCAAGATCTCCTTGTATCTGTGGGTCCAGACTGTAGGTGATGTGCCTCTTTGTGTGTGAGAAACTATCCCCCGGTTCAGAAGCTGAACCCGGCCCTGACCTTGGTAACTTACTTCTCTAAAACAAAGGATCTGGCCTCTCCACACATGGAAACCCCCTCTCAGCTTCCTGACCTTGGGACTGGGCACGTGTCCTTCCACACCCGGCCCCCTTCCCCTGAAGAAAGACTcgaaggagaggggagaagggctaTATAGAGGGTCTCCAGCCCCCCCCCAGCCCTCCCAGAATTAAACACCCCCcttaaccaccaccaccaagaacTGTTCTCATCTGTGAAAGTCCTTGCATTCTAGAGCCAGAAGTCATACTTTCAATGCATTGCTCCAGAGGCCCAGCCTCTGTTGCAAAGTTTCACTTGTTATCACCACCCTGAGTAAACCCAGATACTCAGTCAGAGAACATCTCTTTCAAGCGCTTGCATGAAATCTGCCAAATCTTAAATGTGGGTGCTGTCCCCccaaaatgcttttaaaagcatAAGAACTAAACAGAACACATCTGCTGGTTCGGTGTGTGAGCAGACCCTGAAGTCAGCcacacctccattttacagaaagggaaactgaggcccagaaaggggagACACTGACCTGGTGGGTCGGTGAGTCCGGGATTCCACAATTCACCTTCACCAAGCGAAGGAATTCATCACCAAGAATGGGATGACAAACATCGTGTACCTTCTGATACCatgcactgagaaggacacagcatCACTTTTATAATATTCCTGCCACCAGAATCTGATCACAAGGAAATGTCAGACAAACCCAAATCTAGACACCTTACCAAAGAGCTAAGAAGTGGCCTGTGATTTATCGAAAACGTCAACTTCATGAAACACAAAGATAGGCTGAGCGGTTATACCAGACTGAAGGACAGTATAAAGACATCAAAACtaaatgcaggacttccctggtggctcggtggctaagaatctgcctgccagtacagggaacacgggtttgagccctgatccgggaagatcccacatgccacggagcaactaagcccgtgcgccacaactactgagcctgcgctctagagcccgagagccacaactgctgaagcccacgggcgcctagagcccgtgctctgcaacaagagaagctaccacaaagagaagcccgcgctcagcaatgaagacccaacgtagccaaaaataaataaactaaatttaaaaaaacctaaatgcAACACATGATCTCAGATTGGATCCTGGACTGGAAAAAATGGTTTGCTATGAGGATAATTTGGGGACAACTGGCGATTTGAATATAGGCTGCAGTGTTACATGCTAGTATTGTATCACTGTTAACTGTCCTGCTTTTGATAACCGTACTGTGACTGTGTAAGAGAATGTTCTTGTACGTGGAGATACACATCGGAGTGTTTAGGAGCAAAGAGGTAGAATGTCTGAAACTTAACTCAAATGGTTCGAGGGAGGGGGAGAgcaaataataaagcaaattGACAAATTGTTAACgattgatgagtctgggtaaaggGTATACAAGAAACCTTTGtcctattcttgcaacttttctataagtttaaaatgatttcaaaaaagaaaaggacgCTTGCAAATTGCAAGTCATTGTTTTAAGGCTCTGTGTTTCTAAGAGGATTTAAGTCTGTGCATGCATCTGTGCTCAGAGCTTGCGGAGTTGGGAGTGTGAATTTGCTGCCTCAGACTCTGCTTTGGGGTATGACACGGGCTTTAGGGTGTGTTAAGGTCTCGGGGTGTGGGCAAAGTTTCAGAGGCGTGGCCTGGATGATGAAGGACAGGCCATATCCTGGGGTGTGGTCAGAACCTTGGGGCGTGGCCAGATTCTCAAAGGTGTGGCCAGGGTCTGCGGGCAGGGCCTGAGAAGCTCAGTTCCCAAGGGAGGAGGTAAATCTGTGCTTAGTGCGCCCTCTTGTGGCTACCCTGGGGTCCGGCCTCCACTTTGTATAAacagttttattaaatataatgtatatagcCTACAATTCaactatttaaagtgtacaattcagtggttttggTGAATTCAGAGAGttgtgaaatcatcaccacaatcaattttaaaacatttcttcatccccaaaagaaaccccctGCCCGTTAGTAGTCACTCCCTATTTCCCCCTAACCCCCTTCCTTCAGCCCTAGGCAATCCCTAATATTCTTCCTGTCTCTAtaggtttgcctattctggacattttatataaattgagtcgtacaatatgtggtcttttgtgactggcatctTTTACTTTAGCATAAAgcttttgaggttcatccacgttgtagcctgTATCAATATTTCACTCCTTttaatggccaaataatattccattatatgggaACACTGCGTTTAATTTACCCATTTATCCATTGTCATTTGACAGGCATTTAAGTGGTTTCCACAAatctttgtgtggatatatgtttttagttctctgtgatatatatacataggCATGGAATTCCAGGATCATACAAtgactctatgtttaacattttgaggaactgccaaaccgTTTTCCAAAGCagccgcaccattttacatccccaccagcactgtctgagagttccagtttctccacagcctctccaataCTTATTATTGTCTGTCCTTTTGATTATAGCCTTCCTGGCAGGTGTGAAGTGGGATGTCCTTGTGGTttggattttcatttccctgataatgTTTTTCAGTATCTTTTCTTATCatccactgattttttaaaataaatttctttattttatttacttatttttggctgtgttcggtcttctttgctgcgggcgggctttctctagttgcagcgagagcgggctactcttctttgcggtgcacgggcttctcattgcggtggcttctcttcttgcagagcatgggctctggagcgcaggctcagtagttgtggcgcacgggcttagttgctccgcggcatgtgggatcttcccggaccagggctcgaacccatgtcccctggattggcaggcggattcttaaccactgcgcctccagggaagccctcatccaCTGCTTTTGTATCCACTTTGCAACTATATGAACTCTTAACCAGTTTGCCATATTTggcacagttttttttaattaaagcgtTAACGATATCGTAGTCCCATTGTATCCTCAGAGTCCATCTTTTTCCTTCGACATGTCCTGCATTTAATGCTCAACATTACCACTCATGGTTTCATACTATTATCACATACGATGCATCCCCCCAATAATATAGAGCATTGGTTttgcaggttttcttttcttttctttattttttggccacgctgtacagcttgtgggagcttagttccctgaccagggattgaacccgggtcctcggcagtgagcgcacggagtcctaaccactggaccgctagggaattccctttgCAGGTTTCCTTACCTGGTATAAACAACATTGTGTTGTACTAATCCTTCtgcacttgcttttttttttttttttttaacttattgtattaatttcctgttgctgctgtaacaaaggaccacaaactcagcggcttaaaacaacaaatttgggcttccctggtggcgcagtggttgggagtccgcctgccgatgcaggggacacaggtttgtgcccaggaccaggaagatcccacatgccgcggagcggctggtaccgtgagccatggccgctgagcctgtgcgtccggagcctgtgctctgcagcgggagagaccacagcagtgaaaggcccgcgtaccgccaaaaaaacaacaacaacaaatttattctttcaaaattctgGGGACTGGGAGCCCCAAACCAATGTGCTGGCAGGGCTctgctctctctgaaggctctaggggagggtACTTCCTTGCCGcttcccagcttctggtgtttcccagcaatccttggcttatacatgcatcactccaatctctgcctctgtcgtcCCATGGCTTTCTCCCTGTGGGTGtacctgtgtctgtgtccaaatgtccAGTTGTATTGGATTTAGGGACCACCCTAATTCAGTATGACCTGATCTTAACTCGGTTACACCTACAAAAACgctatttctgggcttccctggtggcgcagtggttaagaatcctcctgccactgtaggggacacgggttcgagccctggtaggggaagatcccacatgctgcagagcaacaaatcCCAtacgccacaaccactgagcctgcgctctagagcccccgagccacaactgctgagcccgcgtgccacaactactgaagcccgcgcgcctagagccggtgcccCGCAACAAACAagagccgccacaatgagaagccggtgctccgcaacaagagaagccacagcagtgaaaagccTACGCActtcaaggaagagtagctccgcttgccacacctagagaaagcctgctcacagcaacgaacacccaacacagccaaaaataaatgaataaaataaattaattttaaaaaaattaaaaaaaaactatttccaagtaaggtcacattcataggttccagTGGACACAAATGGGGGAGGGGTACTGTTCAACACAGTACACTCATCATTACGTTTTTACGAGTCAGGTTGTTGGAATGTGTGTCCAGTTCATTCACTTGAACTGCTCTGTGGGAGTCCTTTGTGAACGGATACCACAATGTATTCATTGcttctgatgatggacacttgccctgtttccagttttctccaTTTCCGACAAGGCTGCAATTAACATCCCTGAACACGTCTCTTGGAGTTTCTTAGGGCAGTATTTTACAACCTGCCCGACAAGATCCATTAGTGGGTTGTGAAATCAATTTCGTGGGTTGCAAACACAATTTTCCCTTTGATGAAATTCAATTAAATTGAATAGAAGATACGAGAGCGCATGCACACAGTCGGGGTAAGGATTGCCCTGTGAAActtgtttgtttcaggtgtataacgtCCCAGTGTGAGCAAAAGCGTTTGCAAGCCACGGCTCTGAAGGAGGTAGCTGGCAATGGCCTTGCCCTGCCAAGGCTTTGACGGATCCTGTCAAGTTATTCTCCGACCTAATTTGTCCGTTTACACTTCCATCAGCTCCTGGTCAACACTTGGTATCATCAAAACTTTGAATTTTTGCCAGGCCAGTGGCTTTTCATCCTGTTTCGCggaggtggaaactgaggctcagaggatgcAGGAAGGCAAGGAGCTGGGAGGCAGACCCCTCCATCCCGACGGCAAAGCCCGGGTCTTCGCTTAGTCTGAGACGTAAATTCGAAGATTCCACAAGTTAAGGATTCTCGGGTTCTgagagatgggggatgggggctgaggaggagggtggggtgcAATGGGCGCCTCATCTCtcatccctctccccctcctaCCTCAAAGAGTTTttgagaattcagtgagaaaatGTAAAGCCTGACGCGCAAGGACCGACAGAGAgtgaatgtttaataaatgttagctattactattattctcTGATTGGAAATTCTCTAGGTACGTGCATATTTGTAATCAGAACTTGGCCAGTCTCCTGGCCGGGGCGTGGCCAGGACGCCCAGGGGCGTGGCCTGGATGCCTTGGGGGCGGAGGGACGGTCCGGCCCACAACGCCCCCGCGCCGTGGCCGCCCAACGCACAGCCCTGGCTGGGGAGATGCTACAGGTGGCGCAGGTTGGGGAGAGAACCACGTCTCTCCAGCCCTGCGCTGAGCAGCCGCGCCTGGGCCTCCGCATTCATGAACCCCATCTTCCCGCCTCATCCCCTGAGGACCCAGAAGCCCCCACCTCCTTTGGAAATCTGGGTGTCTCAACTCCAGCCCGATTTTTCGCAGGCCCCTGCTGTGGGGACCCAGGAATTATGTCACCAAATTCCTGCTCCCTCAGACACCCTTCTCCCAACTCCTGCTCTTAGGGGACCCACGGGTCTGGGCACGCTGTGTTCCTTCTCAGGGACAGAGGGATCACAATATTTCCCTAACATTTCCTCCTAGAAAGTTCAGCTCTCTGACCTTTAATCCCATGCCACGACCCATGACCCAAACTTTGAGCCACGACCCAGGAAAGCCACGTTCCAACCCCATCCCCTTCAGGGTCTGGGTagctccagccccagctgggTAAACTCCCAGCCCCACTCTCGCCCCCAACAAAAGTCCTAGGtttcccccaacccctcctccaCTGCTATCTTGGGACCCAGTCCTCAGCCCTTcccagaaggggcccaggcatctTACCTGCGATTCCCACCCATTCAGGAAGTCCTATCGCCACCCACCAAAGCCACCCTTGAACCCCATCTCTAAGGAACCCAGTTGCCAGagtccccagcccccgccc harbors:
- the BCL3 gene encoding B-cell lymphoma 3 protein, with protein sequence MPRCPAGTMDEGPVDLRTRPKGSGPPGAALPLRKRPLRAPSPEPAAPRGAVGPIVPPDPLRGGLDTPAVPAPPHGLARPEAIYYQGPLLSLYPTSTMGSPFPLLNLPTPLYPMMCSMEHPLSADIAMATHADEDGDTPLHIAVVQGNLPAVHRLVNLFQHGGRELDIYNNLRQTPLHLAVITTLPSVVRLLVMAGASPMALDRHGQTAAHLACEHRSPACLRALLDSAAGGTMDLEARNYDGLTALHVAVNTECQEAVLLLLEHGADIDAVDIKSGRSPLIHAVENNSLSMVQLLLQHGANVNAQMYSGSSALHSASGRGLLPLVRTLVRSGADSGLKNCHNDTPLMVARSRRVIDILRGKATRAAPACQPEPSPDRSATTSPESSSRLSSNGLLSASPPSSPSQSPPKDPPGFPMVPPNFFLPASSPPTFLPYAGVLRAPGRPVPPSPAPGGS